One region of Neisseria mucosa genomic DNA includes:
- a CDS encoding octaprenyl diphosphate synthase → MLENLPYFQRHLPEDLSRVNEVINQAVQSDVALISQIGTYIISAGGKRLRPIMTILAGKSVGYDGDKLYALAAMVEFIHTSTLLHDDVVDESDLRRGRETANNLFGNAAAVLVGDFLYTRAFQLMVDSGSMRILEVMADATNIIAEGEVMQLMNIGNTDITEAQYVQVIQYKTAKLFEAAAQVGAILGNAAPEHEQALKDYGMYVGTAFQIIDDVLDYSGETEEIGKNVGDDLAEGKPTLPLIYLMRNGSKQVADDVRHALENADRGSFQKIHDYVVHSDALTYSISEARKAVEQAVASLAVLPDSEVKQAMIQLAEESLARVS, encoded by the coding sequence ATGCTCGAAAACCTGCCTTATTTCCAACGCCATCTGCCTGAAGACCTTTCACGGGTCAATGAGGTGATCAACCAAGCGGTTCAGTCTGATGTTGCGCTGATTTCGCAAATCGGTACTTATATTATCAGTGCCGGCGGTAAGCGTCTGCGTCCGATTATGACGATTTTGGCAGGTAAGTCGGTCGGCTATGATGGAGATAAGCTGTATGCTTTGGCGGCAATGGTGGAATTTATCCACACTTCGACCCTGCTGCATGACGATGTGGTCGATGAAAGCGATTTGCGCCGCGGACGCGAAACGGCGAATAATCTGTTCGGCAACGCGGCGGCGGTGTTGGTCGGCGACTTTTTGTATACGCGCGCTTTCCAATTGATGGTTGATTCCGGCAGTATGCGCATTTTGGAAGTCATGGCGGATGCAACCAATATTATTGCTGAAGGCGAGGTCATGCAGCTGATGAACATCGGCAATACCGATATTACTGAAGCGCAATATGTTCAAGTGATTCAATATAAAACGGCCAAATTGTTTGAAGCGGCCGCGCAGGTTGGCGCGATTTTGGGCAATGCCGCCCCCGAGCATGAGCAGGCGTTGAAAGACTACGGCATGTATGTCGGTACGGCGTTCCAAATTATTGATGATGTTTTGGATTATTCGGGCGAAACCGAAGAAATCGGTAAAAACGTCGGCGACGATTTGGCAGAAGGCAAACCGACTTTGCCGCTGATTTATCTGATGCGCAACGGTTCGAAACAAGTGGCTGACGATGTTCGACACGCTTTGGAAAATGCGGATCGCGGCAGTTTCCAAAAAATCCATGATTATGTTGTCCATTCCGATGCGCTGACTTATTCGATTTCCGAAGCACGAAAAGCCGTTGAGCAAGCCGTGGCTTCTTTGGCAGTATTGCCCGATAGCGAAGTCAAACAGGCGATGATTCAGTTGGCCGAGGAATCATTGGCACGGGTTTCTTAA
- a CDS encoding 50S ribosomal protein L28: MARVCKVTGKRPMSGNNVSHANNKTKRRFLPNLQSRRFWVESENRWVRLRVSNAALRTIDKVGIDVVLADLRARGEA; encoded by the coding sequence ATGGCACGAGTTTGCAAAGTGACCGGTAAGCGCCCGATGTCTGGCAACAACGTATCACACGCCAACAACAAAACCAAACGTCGTTTTTTGCCTAACTTGCAATCACGTCGTTTCTGGGTAGAAAGTGAAAACCGCTGGGTTCGCCTGCGCGTTTCTAACGCTGCATTGCGTACCATCGACAAAGTAGGCATTGATGTCGTATTGGCTGATTTGCGTGCTCGCGGCGAAGCTTAA
- the rplU gene encoding 50S ribosomal protein L21, whose product MYAVVKTGGKQYKVAVGEKLKVEQIPAELDSQIELTEVLMIADGESVKVGAPFIEGAKVTAKVVAHGRGEKVRIFKMRRRKHYQKRQGHRQNFTQIEIVAIA is encoded by the coding sequence ATGTACGCGGTCGTAAAAACCGGCGGCAAACAATATAAAGTTGCCGTTGGCGAAAAATTGAAAGTAGAACAGATACCAGCCGAACTCGACAGCCAAATCGAACTGACCGAAGTTTTGATGATTGCTGACGGCGAATCTGTAAAAGTTGGCGCTCCTTTCATTGAAGGCGCAAAAGTAACAGCTAAAGTAGTAGCCCATGGTCGCGGCGAGAAAGTACGCATTTTCAAAATGCGCCGCCGTAAACACTACCAAAAACGCCAAGGCCATCGCCAAAATTTCACCCAAATCGAAATCGTGGCAATCGCCTAA
- a CDS encoding DUF441 domain-containing protein produces MNFNFVPMFLVTLIFLGVVSNNNSITISAAILLLMQQTALSQYIPFMEKHGLHFGIILLTIGVLSPLVSGKVQIPPLSEFVNFKMIAAVLIGILVAWLAGRGVPLMSEQPVLVTGLLIGTVIGVAFMGGIPVGPLIAAGLLSFIAGKV; encoded by the coding sequence ATGAATTTCAATTTCGTCCCGATGTTTTTGGTGACGCTGATTTTTCTCGGCGTCGTCAGCAACAACAACTCGATTACAATTTCCGCAGCAATTTTGCTTTTAATGCAGCAGACTGCTTTATCGCAATATATTCCTTTCATGGAAAAACACGGCTTGCATTTTGGGATTATTTTGCTGACAATCGGGGTTTTAAGTCCGCTGGTTTCAGGGAAGGTTCAAATTCCGCCGCTGTCGGAGTTTGTCAATTTTAAAATGATTGCCGCCGTATTAATTGGCATCCTTGTCGCCTGGCTGGCAGGACGCGGCGTACCGCTGATGAGCGAACAACCTGTTTTGGTAACAGGTCTTTTGATTGGTACGGTTATCGGTGTGGCGTTTATGGGCGGCATTCCGGTCGGCCCGCTGATTGCCGCGGGATTATTATCGTTTATTGCAGGAAAAGTTTAA
- the emrB gene encoding MFS transporter (multidrug MFS transporte; with EmrA is involved in resistance to hydrophobic antibiotics such as nalidixic acid) — protein MNYPPLTGIRLVLVTLSLSLAVFMEVLDTTIANVAVPVIAGDLGAATTQGTWVITSFAVANAISVPLTGFLAKRVGEVRLFVGSVIGFVITSWLCGISPNLQTLVFFRILQGFVAGPLIPLSQSLLMASYPPEKRTLALALWAMTVVVAPVLGPIFGGWISDNWHWGWIFFINIPIGILSALIAWQQLRDRETDTVKTPIDYTGLILMIVGIGSLQMMLDRGKELDWFASGEIIVLAVVATVCLTYFIVWELGEKYPIVDLSLFKNRNFTIGVLTTSLGFMVYMGTLTLLPLVLQSNLGYTATWAGLAAAPIGFLPIFLSPLIGRFGNKIDMRLLVTGSFLMFAFTFHWRTDFYAGMDMSNVVWPQFWQGLGVAMFFLPLTTITLSHMKGPQIASASSLSNFLRVFMGGVGVSVVSTMWERREALHHTQLTEHITPYSPDTAEAVRQMAEAGLNGEQAVGLINSTITQQGFIVGSNEIFLAGSILFIIMIPIIWLAKPPFHHDGGGGGH, from the coding sequence ATGAATTATCCGCCGTTGACAGGCATCAGGTTGGTCTTGGTTACATTGTCGCTGAGCCTTGCCGTCTTTATGGAAGTATTGGATACGACGATTGCCAATGTTGCCGTCCCCGTTATTGCCGGTGATTTGGGTGCGGCAACGACTCAGGGAACGTGGGTGATTACATCATTTGCCGTGGCAAATGCCATTTCCGTACCGCTGACAGGGTTTCTTGCGAAGCGGGTGGGTGAAGTGCGGCTGTTTGTCGGATCGGTCATCGGCTTCGTGATTACATCTTGGCTGTGCGGTATTTCACCGAATTTGCAAACCTTGGTGTTCTTCCGTATTTTGCAGGGTTTTGTCGCAGGACCGCTGATTCCTTTGTCCCAAAGCCTCCTGATGGCATCTTACCCGCCGGAGAAGCGGACTTTGGCATTGGCACTTTGGGCGATGACCGTCGTGGTCGCCCCTGTTTTAGGGCCGATTTTCGGTGGCTGGATTTCGGACAACTGGCATTGGGGTTGGATATTCTTCATCAATATTCCCATCGGCATTTTGTCTGCGTTAATTGCCTGGCAGCAACTGCGCGACCGTGAAACCGATACGGTTAAAACGCCTATTGATTACACGGGGCTGATTTTGATGATCGTCGGTATCGGCTCGTTGCAAATGATGTTGGACAGGGGGAAAGAGCTCGATTGGTTCGCATCGGGTGAAATTATCGTATTGGCAGTCGTTGCAACGGTATGTCTGACTTATTTCATTGTTTGGGAATTAGGTGAAAAATATCCGATTGTCGATTTGTCTTTGTTTAAAAACCGCAACTTTACCATCGGCGTCTTGACGACTTCGCTCGGGTTTATGGTGTATATGGGCACGTTGACGCTTTTGCCGCTGGTGTTGCAGTCCAACCTCGGTTATACCGCCACATGGGCGGGATTGGCGGCTGCGCCTATCGGATTTCTGCCGATTTTCCTCTCTCCTTTGATAGGGCGGTTCGGCAATAAAATCGATATGCGCCTGTTGGTTACCGGTAGTTTTTTGATGTTTGCCTTTACTTTTCATTGGCGGACAGATTTTTATGCGGGAATGGACATGAGCAACGTTGTCTGGCCGCAGTTTTGGCAGGGTTTGGGTGTGGCCATGTTCTTCCTGCCGCTGACTACCATTACTCTGTCGCACATGAAAGGTCCGCAAATCGCATCGGCAAGCAGTTTGTCGAATTTTCTACGTGTCTTTATGGGTGGTGTCGGTGTGTCTGTCGTCAGTACCATGTGGGAGCGGAGGGAGGCTTTACATCATACGCAACTGACTGAACATATCACGCCGTATTCTCCGGATACCGCTGAAGCAGTCCGTCAGATGGCGGAAGCGGGTTTGAACGGAGAGCAGGCAGTCGGTCTGATAAACAGTACCATTACCCAACAGGGTTTTATCGTTGGCTCGAATGAGATATTTTTGGCGGGCAGTATCTTGTTCATTATCATGATTCCCATTATTTGGCTGGCGAAGCCGCCTTTCCATCACGACGGAGGCGGAGGAGGGCATTGA
- a CDS encoding hemolysin D, whose amino-acid sequence METKSANGGQTPSTSGKPVKMPNRRKRNMAVVTLLFVLAAIGVAFAYVLFWQHEETTEDAYVAGYLVQITPQVGGTVRKVMFDDTDVVKKGDVLVTLDDSDFQLAYDRAQNELIQAIRQNKQQTAVNSQAKAQVLLRKADLARAQADLRRREALSGTDAISGEELSHARAAVVQAQAALKAVKAEEASAQAALGNNIPVREQPAVQTAVSKIKDAWLNLQRTQIRAPMGGQIAKRNVQVGQRISQGAALMAVVPLTDLWVDANFKESQLRKMKIGQPVEMTADLYGKKVVYHGKVMGLSAGTGSAFSLLPPQNATGNWIKVVQRVPVRISLDPNELKANPLRVGLSMTVKVDIAEAGSGKPMTAAAVKNSAAPETDSVDWAAANALIDKIFEKYAK is encoded by the coding sequence ATGGAAACAAAGTCAGCAAACGGCGGGCAAACTCCCAGCACATCGGGCAAACCGGTCAAAATGCCGAACAGGCGCAAGCGGAATATGGCAGTGGTTACGCTGCTATTTGTTTTGGCGGCTATTGGCGTTGCTTTTGCTTATGTTTTGTTTTGGCAGCACGAAGAAACAACTGAAGACGCATATGTTGCGGGATATTTGGTTCAGATTACGCCGCAAGTCGGCGGGACAGTGCGCAAAGTCATGTTTGACGACACGGATGTTGTGAAAAAAGGCGATGTTTTGGTTACTCTGGATGACAGTGATTTCCAGCTGGCGTATGACAGGGCGCAAAACGAGCTGATTCAGGCAATCCGTCAAAACAAGCAGCAGACGGCAGTCAATTCCCAGGCGAAAGCGCAAGTGTTGCTGCGTAAAGCCGATTTGGCACGCGCTCAGGCAGATTTGCGGCGCCGGGAGGCCCTATCCGGTACGGATGCCATTTCCGGTGAGGAGTTGAGTCATGCCCGGGCGGCGGTCGTTCAGGCGCAAGCAGCATTGAAAGCAGTGAAAGCGGAAGAGGCTTCGGCTCAGGCTGCGTTGGGTAACAATATTCCCGTGCGCGAGCAACCTGCCGTTCAAACAGCAGTGAGCAAGATTAAAGATGCCTGGCTGAATTTGCAGCGTACACAAATCCGCGCGCCTATGGGCGGGCAGATTGCCAAACGCAATGTCCAAGTCGGACAGAGAATTTCGCAAGGCGCGGCGCTGATGGCAGTTGTTCCCTTGACGGATTTGTGGGTGGATGCCAATTTTAAAGAATCGCAATTACGAAAAATGAAAATCGGACAGCCTGTGGAAATGACTGCCGATTTGTACGGCAAAAAAGTGGTTTACCACGGTAAAGTCATGGGCTTGTCCGCAGGTACGGGCAGCGCGTTTTCACTTTTGCCGCCGCAAAACGCAACGGGCAACTGGATTAAAGTCGTTCAGCGTGTACCGGTCAGAATCAGCCTGGATCCTAACGAATTGAAAGCAAACCCCTTGCGCGTCGGTCTTTCTATGACAGTCAAAGTCGATATTGCCGAAGCGGGTTCGGGCAAGCCGATGACGGCGGCCGCCGTGAAAAATTCGGCAGCCCCGGAAACGGACAGCGTAGATTGGGCGGCGGCTAATGCATTAATCGATAAGATTTTTGAAAAATACGCCAAATAA
- a CDS encoding 50S ribosomal protein L27 translates to MASKKAGGSTRNGRDSEAKRLGVKAYGNELIPAGSIIVRQRGTKFHAGDNVGMGKDHTLFAKVDGYVEFKTKGALNRKTVSIRPYTGSEE, encoded by the coding sequence ATGGCAAGTAAAAAAGCAGGCGGTAGCACCCGCAACGGTCGCGATTCAGAAGCCAAACGCTTGGGCGTAAAAGCCTACGGCAACGAGCTGATTCCGGCAGGTTCCATCATTGTCCGCCAACGCGGTACCAAATTCCACGCCGGTGACAACGTAGGCATGGGCAAAGACCACACTTTGTTCGCTAAAGTTGATGGTTATGTTGAATTCAAAACCAAAGGTGCGCTGAACCGTAAAACGGTCAGCATCCGTCCTTACACCGGTTCTGAAGAATAA
- the rpmG gene encoding 50S ribosomal protein L33, producing the protein MRDKIKLESSAGTGHFYTTTKNKRTMPGKLEIKKFDPVARKHVIYKETKLK; encoded by the coding sequence ATGCGCGATAAAATCAAACTGGAATCCAGTGCTGGTACTGGTCATTTCTACACCACTACCAAAAACAAACGCACTATGCCCGGCAAATTGGAAATCAAAAAATTTGATCCGGTTGCCCGTAAACATGTTATTTACAAAGAAACCAAATTGAAATAA
- a CDS encoding FAD-dependent hydroxylase, with the protein MSLHSDILVVGAGPAGLSFAAELAGSGLKVTLIEKSPLEVLQNPPYDGREIALTHLSREIMQRLGMWDLIPKDEIYPLRDAKVLNGQSDYQLHFPQPTQARGEPADCLGYLISNHNIRKAAYEVVSKLENVTILTGTGVKEVKTSEDEAQVILENGEVLSGRLLLAADSRFSQTRRQLGISSDMHDYSRTMFVCRMKHTLSNQHTAYECFHYGRTIALLPLEEHLTNTVITVDSDKADTIKKMSPEELAASVKEQLKGRLGDMELVSTIHNYPLVGMIAQRFYGKRSALIGDAAVGMHPVTAHGFNLGLSSADLLAKLVLEAEQRGQDIGATSLLEKYSTKHMLHAQPIYHGTNMLLKLFTNETAPAKILRGLVLRASNNFPPLKKLITKQLTG; encoded by the coding sequence ATGAGCTTACACAGCGATATTCTCGTCGTAGGTGCGGGACCGGCAGGACTCAGCTTTGCAGCCGAACTGGCCGGAAGCGGTTTAAAAGTTACCCTGATTGAAAAAAGCCCCCTGGAGGTTTTGCAAAATCCGCCTTACGACGGCAGGGAAATCGCGCTAACCCACCTATCCCGCGAAATTATGCAACGCTTGGGCATGTGGGATTTGATTCCGAAAGACGAAATTTACCCCTTACGCGATGCAAAAGTCTTGAACGGGCAGTCCGATTACCAACTCCACTTCCCGCAACCGACCCAAGCGCGCGGCGAACCTGCCGACTGCTTAGGTTATCTGATTTCAAACCACAATATCCGCAAAGCCGCTTATGAAGTCGTATCCAAACTGGAAAACGTTACCATTCTGACCGGTACGGGCGTCAAAGAAGTCAAAACTTCCGAAGATGAAGCCCAAGTCATCTTGGAAAACGGCGAAGTTTTGAGCGGCCGCCTACTCTTGGCAGCAGACAGCCGCTTTTCCCAAACCCGCCGACAACTGGGCATTTCCTCCGATATGCACGATTACAGTCGCACCATGTTTGTCTGCCGCATGAAGCATACCCTGTCCAACCAGCATACCGCTTACGAATGCTTCCACTACGGCCGCACCATCGCCCTGCTGCCCTTGGAAGAACATCTGACCAACACAGTCATTACCGTCGATAGCGACAAGGCAGACACCATCAAAAAAATGTCTCCCGAAGAATTGGCAGCCAGCGTCAAAGAGCAACTCAAAGGCCGTTTGGGCGACATGGAATTGGTCAGTACCATTCACAACTACCCCTTGGTCGGCATGATTGCCCAACGCTTCTATGGCAAACGCAGCGCCTTAATCGGCGACGCCGCCGTAGGCATGCACCCTGTTACCGCACACGGTTTCAACTTAGGTCTATCCAGCGCGGACCTCTTGGCAAAACTGGTTCTCGAAGCAGAACAACGCGGTCAAGACATCGGCGCCACCAGCCTGCTGGAAAAATACAGCACCAAGCATATGCTCCATGCCCAGCCGATTTACCACGGCACCAATATGCTGCTCAAACTCTTTACCAATGAAACCGCGCCTGCCAAAATCCTGCGCGGCTTGGTATTGCGCGCCAGCAACAACTTCCCACCGCTGAAAAAACTGATTACCAAACAACTGACCGGCTAA
- a CDS encoding glycerol-3-phosphate dehydrogenase produces MKITVIGAGSWGTALALHFASHGNEVALWTRNPEQVRTLQAERENKHGLPGFPFPESLTVYADLGDALKDSGLVLVVTSVAGLRSSAELLKQHNADHIPVLAACKGFEQDTGLLTFQVLKEVLPENKKIGVLSGPSFAQELAKQLPCAVVVASENQEWIEELVPQLNTNVMRLYGSTDVIGVAVGGAVKNVMAIATGLSDGLEYGLNARAALVTRGLAEITRLAMAMGAQPKTMMGLAGIGDLILTCTGALSRNRRVGLGLAEGKELHQVLVEIGHVSEGVSTIEEVFNTAVKYQIDMPITQTLLQLIRKEMTPQQVAERLMERSARFE; encoded by the coding sequence ATGAAAATTACCGTCATCGGCGCAGGTTCTTGGGGTACAGCCCTTGCCCTGCACTTTGCCAGCCACGGCAACGAAGTCGCCCTTTGGACACGCAATCCCGAACAAGTCCGTACATTGCAGGCAGAACGTGAAAACAAACACGGCCTGCCCGGTTTCCCTTTCCCTGAATCCTTAACCGTTTACGCTGATTTGGGTGATGCACTCAAAGACAGCGGGCTCGTCCTTGTCGTAACTTCTGTCGCAGGTTTAAGAAGCAGCGCGGAACTCCTCAAACAACACAATGCCGACCATATTCCCGTCCTTGCTGCCTGCAAAGGCTTTGAACAAGACACAGGGCTGTTGACCTTCCAAGTATTGAAAGAAGTATTGCCTGAGAACAAAAAAATCGGCGTGCTGTCAGGTCCGAGCTTTGCCCAAGAACTCGCCAAACAACTGCCTTGCGCTGTGGTTGTCGCCTCAGAAAATCAGGAATGGATTGAAGAATTGGTGCCGCAACTCAACACCAACGTAATGCGCCTTTACGGCAGCACGGACGTTATCGGCGTGGCTGTCGGCGGTGCCGTCAAAAACGTTATGGCAATTGCTACCGGTCTTTCCGACGGTCTCGAATACGGGCTCAATGCGCGTGCGGCGCTGGTGACGCGCGGTCTCGCCGAAATTACCCGTCTTGCCATGGCTATGGGTGCGCAGCCCAAAACCATGATGGGGCTTGCCGGCATCGGTGACCTTATCCTGACCTGTACCGGCGCGCTTTCGCGAAACCGCCGTGTCGGTTTGGGTTTGGCAGAAGGAAAAGAACTGCATCAAGTATTGGTGGAAATCGGCCATGTTTCCGAAGGTGTCAGCACCATCGAAGAAGTGTTTAACACCGCTGTGAAATACCAAATCGATATGCCCATTACCCAAACCCTGCTGCAACTCATCCGCAAGGAAATGACCCCGCAGCAAGTTGCAGAAAGACTCATGGAGCGCAGCGCGCGCTTTGAGTAA
- a CDS encoding phosphomethylpyrimidine synthase ThiC has product MTTPKKTAKTSGNEARELADLSEDIGIRFKYPNSERVYLQGSRDDIRVPLREIRQDDTYTAQGTEANPPIPVYDTSGVYGDPAAHIDLKQGLPHVRTAWLDERGDTEILPKLSSEYGIERAHDPQTAHLRFNQITRPRRAKIGNNVTQLHYARRGIITPEMEFAAIRERMKLDELFRRPEYAKLLKQHAGQSFGANIPTHPDQITPEFVRQEIAAGRAIIPANINHPELEPMIIGRNFRVKINGNLGNSAVTSSLTEEVEKMVWSLRWGADTIMDLSTGAHIHETREWIIRNAPVPIGTVPIYQALEKTGGIAEDLTWDLFRDTLIEQAEQGVDYFTIHAGVLLRYVPMTANRLTGIVSRGGSIMAKWCLAHHRENFLYTHFDEICEIMKAYDVSFSLGDGLRPGCIADANDESQFAELHTLGELTGKAWKHDVQVMIEGPGHVPLQRVKENMTEELQHCFEAPFYTLGPLVTDIAPGYDHITSGIGATNIGWYGTAMLCYVTPKEHLGLPDKEDVRTGIITYKLAAHAADLAKGWPGAQLRDNALSKARFEFRWRDQFRLSLDPERAESFHDETLPAEGAKIAHFCSMCGPKFCSMKITQEVRDYADKQKAQRQGMEEKAVEFVKKGAEIYS; this is encoded by the coding sequence ATGACTACGCCAAAGAAAACCGCCAAAACTTCCGGCAACGAAGCGCGCGAGCTTGCCGACTTGAGTGAAGACATCGGCATCCGCTTCAAATATCCGAACTCGGAGCGCGTGTATCTGCAAGGCAGCCGCGACGACATCCGCGTGCCTTTGCGCGAAATCCGTCAGGATGACACCTACACGGCGCAAGGTACGGAAGCCAACCCGCCGATTCCCGTCTATGACACCAGCGGCGTGTACGGCGATCCGGCGGCGCACATCGACCTGAAACAAGGTTTGCCGCACGTCCGCACCGCATGGCTGGACGAACGCGGCGATACCGAAATCCTGCCCAAGCTCTCCAGCGAATACGGCATCGAACGCGCACACGATCCGCAAACCGCCCATCTGCGTTTCAACCAAATCACCCGCCCGCGCCGTGCGAAAATCGGCAACAACGTAACCCAGCTTCACTATGCGCGCCGCGGCATCATCACGCCCGAAATGGAGTTTGCCGCCATACGCGAACGCATGAAGCTGGACGAACTTTTCAGACGACCCGAATACGCCAAGCTCTTGAAACAGCACGCAGGGCAAAGTTTCGGCGCGAATATCCCGACCCACCCCGACCAAATCACGCCCGAATTCGTGCGCCAAGAAATTGCCGCCGGACGCGCGATTATCCCCGCCAACATCAACCACCCCGAACTCGAACCGATGATTATCGGCCGCAACTTCCGCGTCAAAATCAACGGCAACTTGGGCAACTCCGCCGTAACCTCCAGCCTGACCGAAGAAGTCGAAAAAATGGTGTGGTCGCTGCGTTGGGGCGCGGACACGATTATGGATTTGTCCACCGGCGCGCATATCCACGAAACGCGCGAATGGATTATCCGCAACGCGCCCGTTCCCATCGGCACCGTGCCCATCTATCAGGCTTTGGAAAAAACCGGCGGCATTGCCGAAGATTTGACTTGGGATTTGTTCCGCGACACCTTAATCGAGCAGGCGGAACAAGGCGTGGACTATTTCACCATACACGCGGGCGTGTTGCTGCGCTATGTGCCGATGACCGCCAACCGCCTCACCGGCATCGTATCGCGTGGCGGTTCCATCATGGCGAAATGGTGTCTCGCCCACCATCGGGAAAACTTCCTCTACACGCATTTCGACGAAATCTGTGAAATCATGAAAGCCTACGACGTGTCGTTCAGCCTCGGCGACGGCCTGCGCCCCGGCTGCATTGCCGATGCCAACGACGAATCCCAATTTGCCGAGCTGCACACCTTGGGCGAATTGACCGGCAAAGCATGGAAACACGACGTACAAGTCATGATCGAAGGCCCCGGCCATGTGCCGCTGCAACGCGTCAAAGAAAACATGACCGAAGAGCTGCAACACTGCTTTGAAGCGCCTTTCTACACACTCGGCCCGCTCGTTACCGACATCGCCCCCGGCTACGACCACATCACCTCTGGCATAGGCGCAACCAATATCGGCTGGTACGGCACAGCCATGCTCTGCTACGTTACCCCGAAAGAGCATCTCGGCCTGCCCGACAAAGAAGACGTGCGCACCGGTATCATCACCTACAAACTCGCCGCCCACGCCGCCGACCTCGCCAAAGGCTGGCCGGGCGCGCAGCTGCGCGACAACGCCCTGAGCAAGGCGCGTTTCGAATTCCGCTGGCGCGACCAATTCCGCCTCAGTCTCGACCCCGAACGCGCCGAGAGCTTCCACGATGAAACCCTGCCCGCCGAAGGCGCGAAAATCGCCCACTTCTGCTCGATGTGCGGCCCCAAATTCTGCTCGATGAAAATCACGCAGGAAGTACGCGACTACGCCGATAAGCAAAAAGCCCAGCGGCAGGGCATGGAGGAAAAAGCGGTCGAGTTTGTGAAGAAAGGGGCTGAGATTTACAGTTGA
- a CDS encoding cytochrome-c peroxidase, giving the protein MNHRNTRLLLSLAVLSALAACGGQESKEQKPASAPTEASAVQTTPDAASTASAASQAAVDSNASPEDQELLKRAQGIFKPLPSAEEMQKLRPFTEEQVKLGHQLWYEPRLSKGNTVSCNSCHNLATAGVDNLPTSQGHKGQFGGRNSPTALNAALLGMQFWDGRAADVEEQAGGPLVNPVEMANDSQEAAAAKIAKIPEYQELFKTAFPEDGAVSFKNITTALGAFERTLLTPTKWDDYLKGNVNALSEQERKGVRAFMDNGCIACHSGVNLGGATFQKFGLVEGPYWKFIEDPKHDKGRADVTKKAEDEFFFRVPGLRNVAKTYPYFHNGSVWELDKAVTIMGKAQLGKDLSKEDTDNIVAFLKTLSGNVSDSARTMPELPLSAPMESHPNNK; this is encoded by the coding sequence ATGAACCACCGCAACACCCGACTGCTCCTGTCGCTTGCTGTTTTATCCGCATTAGCCGCCTGTGGCGGACAGGAAAGCAAGGAACAAAAACCTGCTTCCGCACCGACCGAGGCCTCTGCCGTTCAGACGACCCCTGACGCTGCTTCAACCGCCTCAGCAGCGTCCCAAGCCGCCGTTGACAGCAATGCTTCACCTGAAGACCAAGAGCTGCTCAAACGCGCACAAGGCATCTTCAAACCGCTGCCGAGTGCCGAAGAAATGCAGAAACTGCGCCCGTTTACCGAAGAACAGGTCAAACTCGGCCATCAATTATGGTATGAGCCGCGCCTCTCCAAAGGCAACACCGTAAGCTGCAACTCCTGCCACAACCTTGCCACCGCAGGCGTGGACAACCTGCCGACCAGCCAAGGCCATAAAGGACAGTTCGGCGGACGCAACTCCCCGACCGCTTTAAACGCCGCCTTGCTCGGCATGCAGTTCTGGGACGGCCGTGCGGCTGACGTTGAAGAACAAGCCGGCGGACCATTGGTCAACCCTGTGGAAATGGCAAACGACTCGCAAGAAGCAGCCGCTGCCAAAATCGCCAAAATCCCCGAATATCAAGAACTGTTTAAAACCGCCTTCCCCGAAGACGGTGCAGTTTCCTTCAAAAACATCACCACCGCACTGGGCGCATTCGAACGCACCCTGTTGACGCCGACCAAATGGGACGACTACCTCAAAGGCAACGTCAACGCCCTGAGCGAGCAAGAGCGCAAGGGCGTGCGCGCCTTTATGGACAACGGCTGTATTGCCTGCCACAGCGGCGTCAACCTCGGCGGCGCAACCTTCCAAAAATTCGGTTTGGTTGAAGGCCCGTACTGGAAATTCATCGAAGATCCGAAACACGACAAAGGCCGTGCTGACGTAACCAAAAAAGCCGAGGACGAATTCTTCTTCCGCGTCCCCGGCTTGCGTAACGTCGCCAAAACTTATCCATATTTCCACAACGGCAGCGTTTGGGAATTGGACAAAGCCGTTACCATCATGGGTAAAGCGCAACTGGGCAAAGACTTATCGAAAGAAGACACCGACAACATCGTTGCCTTCCTGAAAACACTGTCCGGCAATGTTTCCGACTCCGCCCGCACCATGCCCGAACTGCCTTTGTCTGCACCGATGGAATCCCATCCGAACAATAAATAA